Genomic DNA from Solibacillus sp. FSL R7-0668:
CAACTGTTATCATAAGAATTGTGACTAGAGCTGCCATCTTCGTATTATCAATTACAGCTTTAGATAATAGAGGTTCTACTTTCTTCATCCGTTGCTTTATCCATAGCAAAAGTTTCTCTGTGTTAAAAAAGATTTGAATTAATATCACATAAATTGCAGTAATTAATAATGTTATTGCTATTTCCATTCACAACACCTCATCTTAGCGATAGTAGTATTTATAGATATACATATTTTACCACTAAGTGAGCGTTATTGAACTAAATGACTTTATTAGTTATTACGTAAACGTCCCCAAACCGACGTTTGGGAACATTAGGTGTAAAAAACGAATAACGTTTTCCTCGTACGCATTCCCCTATTTTTTAGTGTCTTTATTAAAGGCTTCTAAACGGCTTTCATAACTCCCCCGAATACGCTCATTCTCCGCATGCATCTCAGCTTTTTGTGCGTTTTTTGCAGGCTTTTGAGCTTTATCAAGTGAGGCTTGAAATGAAGATATTAAATCCGTTACATTATCTTGCAATGGGCGTTTATCACTTGCGACAATGGTACTTTCTGCTTTTCTATTAGATGGATAAGAGTCAGTGAGATACAACCCTTCAGATCGGTTCTCAATGGATTAAAGGTTTAGGTTAAATATTAATGAGTCTTACACGTCATATAAATGAATTTTCATGATTTGTGGGGTATAAATCCTTTTGTCCCCTTGAGGAGATTGAATTGTGATATAAGGTGTATTCACGGGCAGCTTTTTTATTGTTCCTTCGACTGTGAATGATTCACCATTGTTCCAGTAATGAATGAGGACCATACTATGCGTTTGGACGGCTGTTTGGGCGAGTTCTTCAAAGTCAAATTCATCGAGCTGTGGCTCAGCGACAAAATGATCTTTCTCGTACCATTTACGTATCAGTTTTACATGCTCGGGCAGCATCATCGCTGTCCATTAAATTGTGCCGCGATCCCGGTTTCTATTATTCATTTCATCGCCTCCAAATCACGGAATATTTGTTCTTATATTGGCAGAATGATGTAAAAAGTAAAACAGGAAAAAACAACCGCTAAACCTTTTTCAATAAAAAGGATTTAGCGGTTTTTCATTTATCATCCTGTGCTTTTAACGCTTCAATCTCAGCCTGATACTTCTCACGATTGGCTTCGTTGGTTTTACGCAGTTCAGCGATTCCCGCATAAAGTGCTTGAATCTGCTCATTGTGCTGCTCGTTTACCTTTGTTAGCTGGGCTTGTTGCTGACGTTCCAGTTCGACTAGGGCTCTCTCACGTTCCAGATCTTTGCGCTCGAGGGATAGCTGGAGGGCATCTTCAAACTTTTGTTTTTCTGTAGCTAAGGTCTTTTGGGCTTCAGCAAGTTCCTGCTGAAGCGTATTGCCTTTTGCTTCTGCAGCATTTGCCTGTTCGATTAATGCTGATTTTTCTTTGCTAAATGCAATTTTTAGCTGTTCGTTTTCGTCCGCAAAAGCTTGATATTTCGCGACCAGACCGCTTAACGTATCATTTTTTTCTTTATATTCAGCAATTAGGGCCTGATTGTTTTCCAAGGTTGTTTCATTGGCCTTTAATTTTTCTTTAGATTCTTTTTCTAGTTCTTCCAAGTAGTTTATCATATCAGTTTTCAATTTGATTTCTTCTTTAAATTGTAAAAATTGATGTTGGAAATCGCTGATGATGGCTTCTTTGCTCTCTAATTTATCGCTAATATCTTT
This window encodes:
- a CDS encoding YolD-like family protein, encoding MMLPEHVKLIRKWYEKDHFVAEPQLDEFDFEELAQTAVQTHSMVLIHYWNNGESFTVEGTIKKLPVNTPYITIQSPQGDKRIYTPQIMKIHLYDV